The Thermoanaerobaculia bacterium genome contains a region encoding:
- a CDS encoding DUF5916 domain-containing protein, whose amino-acid sequence MDQRFLIRVGTSRGWCNPRSVTRGILMLFLMIVCVTSVAQEAEKMITAEVQSIRPTSGPIVLDGILDEPGWVNAWNIEVPIELTPGENIPAPVRTTVWLTHDESNLYAAFKAYDPNPEEIRAHLSDRDNAWSDDWVGIVLDTFNDQRRDYLFVVNPLGIQMDSIEVWNGGSGGSWDGIWDAVCKIESWGWTAEMKIPFSTLRFQRVPGEQIWGFDAVRGYTRSFHRQMGAFPRDRNNNCYLCQAIKIKGFAGLTPGLNLEVNPTLTAVATDSRPDFPGGSMERDREDVEAGLTVKWGFTTNLTLSSTLNPDFSQVEADSLQLDVNEPFALYYEEKRPFFMEGADIFSNQFNTVYTRTVREPSWGLKLTGKEKSHTLGAYLVQDDTTNVILPGSQGSSWLTLDTDSMSTVVRYAKDFGDSYTFGTHLTGRKGDGYQNSVLGLDGNLRFTDRDWFKILVVGSSTEYPDRVVEDYDQPSGSFSDFAGWFYFRHSSRNFVWVAEYVDVGEDFRADMGYMPQVDYRQIRGAAEYSWIPVGETWFTGLSVEAGGWKREDQQGEVLQDNGYITANYTGPLQSHVMLEYDRTREGYGQEIYNLNRYYIHNCMSPNGDFHYWINFWWGDRIDYVNHRPGNRFRTNVGLQHKPGRHLEYWFDLTYEKMSVPEGRLYTARIGQVTMTYQFTPRTFLRLILQGVDHQYETDLYIDDREPESKNLFTQMLYSYKLNPRTVLFLGYSDTRLGDQDIDLTQLNRTVFLKIGYAWTR is encoded by the coding sequence ATGGACCAGCGGTTTCTGATCAGAGTTGGGACTTCAAGAGGATGGTGCAATCCGAGATCCGTGACCAGGGGAATTCTGATGCTGTTCCTGATGATAGTTTGTGTCACGAGCGTAGCTCAGGAAGCGGAAAAAATGATTACTGCAGAGGTTCAATCCATACGACCGACCTCCGGACCCATCGTCCTGGATGGTATCCTGGATGAACCCGGATGGGTTAATGCCTGGAATATTGAGGTTCCGATCGAATTGACACCCGGGGAAAATATTCCGGCACCGGTTCGCACCACGGTCTGGCTGACCCATGACGAATCCAATCTTTATGCAGCATTCAAAGCGTATGATCCAAACCCGGAAGAGATCCGTGCCCATCTTTCGGACAGAGATAATGCGTGGAGTGACGACTGGGTCGGAATCGTTCTGGATACATTTAACGATCAACGGCGTGATTATCTCTTTGTTGTGAATCCACTGGGGATCCAGATGGATTCAATTGAAGTCTGGAATGGAGGGAGTGGGGGAAGCTGGGACGGAATCTGGGATGCAGTATGCAAAATCGAATCCTGGGGCTGGACCGCAGAAATGAAAATACCCTTTTCCACGCTTCGTTTTCAGCGAGTTCCTGGAGAACAGATCTGGGGCTTTGATGCGGTTCGCGGGTACACAAGGAGCTTTCATCGCCAGATGGGTGCCTTTCCAAGAGATCGAAACAATAATTGCTATCTCTGTCAGGCCATTAAAATTAAAGGGTTTGCCGGGCTGACACCGGGGCTTAATCTTGAAGTGAATCCGACACTTACGGCAGTTGCGACCGATTCAAGACCGGATTTTCCCGGTGGTTCCATGGAGCGGGATCGGGAGGATGTGGAGGCCGGTCTTACCGTGAAATGGGGATTTACCACCAACCTGACACTTTCAAGTACGCTGAATCCCGATTTTTCGCAGGTGGAAGCCGATTCCCTCCAGTTGGATGTGAATGAACCTTTCGCTTTGTACTATGAAGAGAAACGCCCATTTTTCATGGAAGGAGCGGATATTTTCAGCAATCAGTTTAATACCGTGTACACAAGAACCGTACGTGAACCCTCCTGGGGATTGAAGCTTACGGGAAAAGAAAAAAGTCACACCCTTGGAGCTTACCTGGTTCAGGATGACACGACCAATGTGATCCTGCCTGGAAGCCAGGGTTCGTCCTGGCTGACGCTGGATACCGACTCGATGTCCACGGTGGTCCGGTATGCGAAGGATTTTGGGGATTCGTATACCTTTGGGACGCATCTGACAGGACGGAAAGGAGATGGATATCAGAACAGTGTTCTCGGACTAGACGGAAATCTCAGGTTCACCGACAGGGACTGGTTCAAGATCCTGGTGGTAGGGTCCTCCACGGAGTATCCGGATCGTGTGGTGGAGGATTACGATCAGCCCTCCGGGTCCTTCAGTGATTTTGCCGGTTGGTTTTACTTTCGCCACAGTTCGAGGAACTTCGTGTGGGTAGCCGAATATGTTGATGTCGGTGAGGATTTCCGTGCCGACATGGGGTATATGCCTCAGGTGGATTACCGGCAGATCCGGGGTGCTGCGGAGTACTCCTGGATTCCTGTGGGAGAAACCTGGTTCACGGGGTTGAGTGTCGAGGCTGGAGGATGGAAACGGGAGGACCAGCAGGGAGAGGTATTACAGGATAATGGGTACATTACCGCCAACTATACGGGGCCACTCCAGTCCCATGTCATGCTGGAATACGATCGAACCCGGGAAGGTTACGGGCAGGAGATCTACAATCTGAACAGGTATTACATTCACAACTGTATGTCTCCCAATGGGGATTTCCACTACTGGATCAATTTCTGGTGGGGAGACCGGATTGATTATGTGAACCATCGTCCTGGGAATCGTTTTCGAACGAATGTCGGCCTGCAGCATAAGCCCGGCCGTCACCTGGAGTACTGGTTCGATCTGACCTACGAAAAGATGTCCGTACCCGAAGGAAGGCTCTATACAGCAAGAATTGGTCAGGTCACCATGACCTATCAATTTACACCGAGGACCTTTCTGCGTCTGATCCTTCAGGGCGTGGACCATCAGTATGAAACCGATCTCTATATCGATGACCGGGAGCCGGAGTCAAAAAACCTCTTTACCCAGATGCTTTACTCTTATAAATTGAACCCGCGTACGGTTCTCTTTCTTGGATATTCGGATACCCGGCTTGGAGATCAGGATATCGATCTTACTCAGCTGAATCGAACCGTCTTTCTGAAAATCGGCTATGCCTGGACCCGATGA
- a CDS encoding MarR family transcriptional regulator — MSLKEELGFPNPITTPGHETLLSIFVTSGILAKEGDRLLRPLGLTESQFNVLMLLEHQSNGSLDQVSIGRMLVVNRSNVTGLIDRMEREGLVERFPDPVDRRIKQVRMTRKGKEILSRAQLLYIKGVQQAVTSLPDKDQNDLCRILETIRRTITSSQKKED; from the coding sequence ATGAGCCTGAAAGAGGAACTCGGATTTCCCAACCCCATCACCACACCTGGTCATGAGACTCTTCTCTCGATCTTTGTGACCTCGGGAATTCTTGCAAAAGAAGGCGACAGGCTCCTTCGTCCTCTGGGTCTTACAGAGTCTCAGTTCAATGTACTTATGCTCCTTGAACACCAGTCAAACGGCAGCCTGGATCAGGTTTCCATCGGACGCATGCTCGTTGTCAATCGATCCAATGTTACGGGCCTCATCGATCGTATGGAACGGGAAGGCCTTGTGGAACGCTTTCCCGATCCCGTCGATCGCCGAATCAAACAGGTACGCATGACACGCAAGGGGAAAGAGATTCTTTCCAGAGCCCAGTTGCTTTACATCAAGGGGGTACAACAGGCCGTAACATCCCTTCCAGATAAGGACCAGAATGATCTATGCCGTATCCTGGAAACCATCCGTAGAACCATAACCTCATCTCAAAAGAAGGAAGATTAA
- a CDS encoding radical SAM protein, translating into MNILLISPANGKWRNVGRKRWSGGRTFRFSMLSLLSVAAECPPGSNIILVDEQLNDIPFSSHFDLVGITAMTATASRAFKIGDTFRSMGVPVVLGGMYPTFCPEESLLHADAVCAGEVEGIWPKIVEDARRGFLRGIYRSSEPYDLSRLKSLPRHLLSRRHYATLQAVQATRGCPNRCSFCSVSSFHGGSFRTRPIASIVEEVRNLPDHFFIFVDDNLTAEPAYARELFHALLPLKKHWMSQTTLQITDDPELVSLASRSGCVGLFVGLETFSEKNLEGVVKGFNQVEEYRSRISLLHEHGIGVEAGIVLGFDQDRVDVFSKTLHTLEDLQIDMAQISILTPLPGTPQFERMRHRIVDCDLDHFDYHHAVLQPAGMSIEELQSGHDWLTREFYSPSRIARRLRRILTMRYGFRVFPYASAINGAYFSRVRSWNIRGTDPSVKTKLQSGIVMVKAS; encoded by the coding sequence ATGAACATTCTTCTCATTTCTCCAGCCAATGGCAAGTGGAGAAACGTGGGTCGGAAAAGATGGAGCGGTGGAAGGACATTTCGTTTTTCCATGCTTTCCCTTCTTTCTGTAGCCGCTGAATGTCCTCCAGGATCCAACATTATCCTCGTGGATGAACAGTTGAATGACATTCCCTTTTCTTCTCATTTTGATCTTGTGGGAATCACGGCAATGACAGCAACAGCTTCACGAGCCTTCAAGATCGGTGACACCTTTCGTTCCATGGGAGTTCCCGTTGTTCTTGGTGGAATGTATCCCACGTTCTGCCCGGAAGAATCACTGCTCCATGCAGATGCGGTGTGCGCGGGTGAAGTTGAAGGGATCTGGCCCAAAATAGTTGAAGATGCGCGACGGGGATTCCTTCGAGGGATCTACAGATCTTCAGAGCCCTATGATCTTTCCAGACTAAAATCCCTCCCCCGCCACCTACTGTCTCGTCGGCATTACGCGACGTTACAGGCGGTGCAGGCAACGCGGGGCTGTCCGAACCGTTGTTCATTCTGTTCCGTATCTTCTTTTCATGGGGGCAGCTTTCGAACTCGTCCCATTGCATCGATCGTCGAAGAAGTCCGAAATCTTCCAGATCATTTTTTTATTTTCGTTGACGACAACCTCACGGCCGAGCCTGCATATGCGCGAGAGCTTTTTCATGCCCTGCTTCCCCTGAAAAAACACTGGATGAGCCAGACCACCCTACAGATTACAGATGACCCGGAACTCGTAAGTCTAGCCTCACGATCGGGCTGTGTCGGCCTCTTTGTGGGACTGGAAACCTTTTCGGAGAAAAACCTGGAAGGCGTTGTTAAGGGATTCAATCAAGTGGAAGAGTATCGATCCCGGATCTCCCTTTTGCACGAACACGGGATCGGTGTGGAGGCTGGGATTGTCCTGGGATTTGATCAGGATCGAGTCGATGTCTTTTCGAAAACGTTACACACGCTGGAGGATCTGCAGATCGACATGGCTCAAATCTCCATCCTCACCCCCTTGCCCGGTACTCCTCAATTTGAACGCATGCGGCATCGTATCGTAGATTGTGATCTTGACCATTTCGACTACCATCATGCTGTGTTACAACCGGCAGGTATGTCTATCGAAGAGTTGCAATCCGGGCATGACTGGCTTACACGTGAATTCTATTCTCCGTCGAGAATTGCCCGTAGATTGAGAAGAATTCTTACCATGCGGTATGGATTCCGTGTTTTTCCCTATGCATCAGCGATCAATGGGGCCTATTTCAGCAGAGTACGAAGCTGGAACATTCGCGGGACCGATCCATCTGTAAAGACCAAACTCCAATCCGGAATCGTTATGGTTAAGGCATCCTGA